A genomic stretch from Bacillus sp. N1-1 includes:
- a CDS encoding cell wall-binding repeat-containing protein, whose product MKLFTSLLIGILAFALSMHGVQAAGETVTVKLVNYVKDTTVLKFNVTGSYQIQGSEIEIESSNVGEYSVKAESGDVVLYRGNTKLRNFGSSMTLVPTITNAMDSFVEIGDKKYLGEMKFTVEGKYIRPVNTLPMEEYLKGVVPSEMPAYWGTNGGMEALKAQAVAARTFAFPRKENLTDSQSSQVYKGYDWYQTTNEAVDATAGEALMFDGDYIGAFYSSTNGGMVMSNTNSWGSSWIPYLQTKVDPYDERMITSYDYWDYKLGKQQIDIEKLDLKKPESWWSNVSELSSNVIEIKNMKSWLVSKGKVKSSDEIKITNIKHVEFTVPPFQSDQVLRGSVEFDYFLKTKDGFVKNSNGQIKTQTMKIEDTSYNIRFMIGTTIMKSPYVKEIKDTKDSFVVSGSGFGHGIGMSQYGAYQQSKEGRNFDQILSFYYPRTDLVKSTESDLITRLAGNNRYETSVAISQNGWKESSDVVVLGRGDLSVDALTGSVLAKKYNAPLLLTKSDELPSVVEDEINRLQPEKIYILGGPAAISETVVNQLSTKGYLSDVERISGDNRYETSIAVAEEVGNSNQVIVTTGDDTSPDALSIAPYAASKQIPILLTNSKKLSEATSAHITTVQPVAATIIGGENAVSSMVEDKLNSTSTVKRVAGSNRYETSVKIAETFAFENKSVFFANGDVFIDALPGSPYAAAMGAPVILTKQSSLSYEAEQYVETSMSREYYFLGGEAAISKPVEETVSILSK is encoded by the coding sequence TTGAAACTTTTTACGTCACTTTTGATTGGCATTTTAGCATTTGCTTTGTCGATGCATGGTGTGCAGGCAGCTGGGGAAACCGTTACCGTCAAACTAGTAAACTATGTAAAAGATACGACGGTTTTAAAATTTAATGTAACAGGAAGTTATCAAATTCAAGGTAGTGAGATTGAAATTGAGAGTTCAAATGTGGGGGAATACAGCGTCAAAGCCGAATCAGGCGATGTGGTGCTCTATCGAGGAAACACAAAGCTAAGGAATTTTGGGAGTTCGATGACGCTTGTACCAACAATCACTAACGCGATGGATAGCTTCGTTGAAATCGGTGATAAAAAGTATCTTGGTGAAATGAAATTTACGGTTGAGGGGAAATACATTCGCCCGGTTAACACGCTTCCGATGGAAGAGTACTTAAAAGGGGTTGTGCCTAGTGAAATGCCGGCATACTGGGGAACGAATGGTGGAATGGAAGCCTTAAAAGCACAGGCGGTTGCAGCGAGGACATTTGCATTTCCTAGAAAAGAAAACTTGACGGATAGCCAGTCTAGCCAAGTATATAAAGGATATGACTGGTATCAAACGACGAATGAAGCTGTTGATGCAACAGCCGGAGAAGCATTGATGTTTGATGGAGATTACATAGGTGCCTTCTATTCTTCCACGAATGGTGGAATGGTGATGTCAAATACAAATTCTTGGGGCAGTAGCTGGATCCCATATTTGCAGACGAAAGTCGATCCTTACGATGAAAGAATGATAACAAGCTACGACTACTGGGATTACAAGCTTGGAAAACAGCAAATAGATATAGAGAAGTTGGACCTTAAAAAGCCTGAATCATGGTGGTCGAACGTGTCAGAATTAAGTTCAAATGTAATAGAAATCAAAAATATGAAATCATGGCTTGTTTCAAAAGGAAAAGTTAAGTCATCTGATGAAATAAAAATCACGAATATTAAGCATGTTGAATTTACTGTTCCACCATTTCAATCTGATCAAGTGTTAAGAGGTAGTGTAGAATTTGACTACTTTTTAAAAACGAAAGATGGTTTTGTGAAAAATTCAAATGGTCAAATCAAAACCCAAACAATGAAAATTGAAGATACCTCCTATAATATTCGATTTATGATTGGTACGACCATTATGAAAAGTCCGTACGTAAAAGAGATTAAAGATACGAAGGATTCTTTCGTTGTTTCTGGAAGCGGTTTTGGGCATGGAATCGGTATGAGTCAGTATGGAGCCTATCAGCAGTCTAAAGAGGGGCGCAATTTTGATCAAATTCTATCATTCTATTATCCAAGAACGGATTTAGTTAAGTCTACTGAATCAGATTTGATTACAAGACTTGCTGGAAACAACCGTTATGAAACGAGCGTGGCAATTTCTCAAAACGGCTGGAAGGAATCTTCAGATGTGGTTGTTCTGGGAAGAGGGGATCTTTCTGTCGATGCTCTTACAGGTAGTGTTTTGGCTAAAAAGTACAATGCCCCACTCCTTTTAACGAAGAGTGATGAACTTCCGTCAGTCGTTGAAGACGAGATCAATCGATTACAGCCAGAAAAAATATATATTCTTGGCGGACCAGCAGCGATTTCGGAGACAGTAGTTAACCAGCTGTCGACAAAAGGTTATCTTTCAGATGTTGAAAGAATTAGTGGCGATAATCGATATGAAACGTCAATCGCTGTCGCTGAGGAAGTTGGGAACAGCAACCAGGTGATTGTTACAACTGGAGATGATACTTCACCTGATGCTCTTTCAATCGCGCCATACGCCGCGTCTAAACAAATTCCTATATTGTTAACGAACAGTAAGAAATTAAGTGAAGCTACATCAGCTCACATTACTACCGTACAACCAGTTGCAGCTACCATCATTGGAGGAGAGAATGCTGTATCAAGTATGGTAGAAGATAAACTTAATAGCACTTCAACAGTTAAGCGCGTAGCTGGAAGTAATCGCTATGAAACAAGCGTGAAAATCGCTGAAACCTTTGCTTTCGAAAACAAAAGTGTTTTCTTTGCGAATGGAGATGTGTTTATTGATGCTCTTCCTGGATCCCCTTATGCTGCTGCTATGGGTGCTCCGGTTATTTTAACAAAACAAAGTTCACTTTCCTATGAGGCTGAGCAGTACGTAGAGACCTCAATGAGCAGGGAATACTACTTCCTGGGTGGCGAGGCAGCCATTAGTAAACCAGTTGAAGAAACCGTAAGTATACTCTCAAAATAA
- a CDS encoding VanZ family protein, translating into MAVSRTIVMVSIQFWLVIGFVLSCIASLTLLGQEPAPIIVKGLAQVIQARELQYGPLTISLLNNGESGFAHFIIRKIGHFFVYSFLAILLFHLFKARDSVFRTLLVLLIVSVIAVTDEFIQAFLPNRTALITDVFVDITGCLHSIILMKIWSLCRLRKALA; encoded by the coding sequence ATGGCTGTTTCTCGTACAATCGTAATGGTGAGTATCCAGTTCTGGCTCGTTATCGGATTTGTTCTTTCGTGTATCGCTTCGCTTACGTTACTAGGGCAAGAACCTGCTCCGATTATCGTTAAGGGACTCGCGCAAGTTATCCAAGCAAGAGAACTTCAGTATGGTCCGTTAACAATAAGTTTACTAAACAATGGCGAAAGTGGTTTTGCTCATTTTATTATACGAAAAATCGGTCATTTTTTTGTTTACAGCTTTTTAGCTATACTTTTATTTCACCTATTTAAAGCGAGAGACTCTGTTTTTAGGACGCTTCTTGTCCTGCTGATTGTTAGCGTCATCGCTGTGACAGATGAATTTATACAAGCGTTTTTGCCAAATCGTACAGCGCTCATAACAGACGTATTCGTTGATATAACGGGGTGTCTACATAGTATTATTCTCATGAAAATATGGTCTTTATGCCGATTACGAAAAGCTCTTGCATAG
- a CDS encoding SRPBCC family protein, whose amino-acid sequence MPVIYLETLIDAPIQTCFDYARNVDAHMKSTEQTKEKAIDGVTEGLMQAGDTVTWEATHFGMKQRLTAKITGMNEPDWFIDEMTKGAFKSFVHTHRFEDLNGVTLMVDQFVYKAPFGILGNIANVLFLKNYMKNLLEKRAMELKKMAEAAV is encoded by the coding sequence ATGCCTGTGATCTATTTAGAAACGCTCATCGACGCCCCTATTCAAACGTGTTTTGATTATGCAAGAAATGTCGATGCACATATGAAAAGTACAGAACAAACAAAAGAAAAAGCGATTGACGGAGTAACAGAAGGCTTGATGCAGGCAGGGGATACAGTTACATGGGAAGCCACTCATTTTGGAATGAAGCAACGGTTAACAGCTAAAATTACAGGGATGAATGAACCCGACTGGTTTATTGACGAAATGACAAAAGGTGCATTTAAATCATTTGTTCATACCCATCGATTTGAAGATCTGAATGGTGTAACGTTAATGGTTGATCAATTTGTATATAAAGCGCCTTTTGGTATTTTGGGTAACATTGCTAACGTACTCTTTCTTAAAAATTATATGAAAAATTTACTAGAAAAAAGAGCTATGGAGTTAAAGAAAATGGCGGAAGCAGCTGTATAA
- a CDS encoding UDP-glucose/GDP-mannose dehydrogenase family protein: MKIAIIGAGYVGLVTGVSLAEIGHCVTCIDMDHKKVAMMADGHSPIYEPRLEDMMRKNLRKDRLHFTTSHQKGFDGVEVIYIAVGTPQLPDGTADLQYIEQAACDIATSSQNDIIVVTKSTVPVGTNARIKALIDEMSMNEIRVDIVSNPEFLREGSAVTDTFHGDRIVIGANSQEAAKVLERINEPFHIPIYHTDLNSAEMIKYASNAFLATKISFINEISAICEKVGANVEDVARGMGKDRRIGEQFLKAGIGYGGSCFPKDTNALVQLAGNNHHNFKLLKSVIEVNHTQQKKLIEKTREAVGVLQGKRVALLGLAFKPNTDDMREAASIPIAHALKKHGAEIVAYDPIAITNAKKHLPQDVLYQDSLIEALEEADVALILTEWNEIKTLDLSNYVKWMASPIIIDGRNCYSLDEVEKHPIHYVSIGRPTMNQRKMSFSIK; this comes from the coding sequence ATGAAAATCGCAATAATTGGTGCTGGCTATGTCGGTTTAGTCACAGGCGTTAGTCTTGCTGAAATAGGTCATTGCGTGACGTGCATTGATATGGATCATAAGAAAGTAGCGATGATGGCAGATGGCCATTCACCAATCTACGAACCTCGCTTAGAAGATATGATGAGAAAGAATTTGCGAAAGGATCGGCTTCATTTCACGACTTCTCATCAGAAGGGTTTTGACGGAGTAGAAGTGATCTACATTGCTGTAGGGACTCCCCAGCTTCCTGATGGAACAGCTGATTTACAATACATTGAACAGGCTGCTTGCGATATTGCAACTTCATCCCAAAATGATATTATTGTCGTCACAAAAAGTACGGTCCCTGTTGGAACAAATGCCCGAATTAAAGCATTAATTGATGAGATGTCAATGAACGAGATAAGAGTAGACATCGTCTCAAATCCCGAATTTCTTCGCGAAGGTTCAGCTGTTACAGATACGTTCCATGGAGATCGCATTGTCATTGGAGCAAATAGTCAGGAAGCAGCAAAAGTGCTCGAGCGTATCAACGAACCGTTTCATATCCCAATTTATCATACAGATCTCAATAGTGCTGAAATGATTAAATATGCCTCCAACGCGTTTCTTGCTACAAAGATTAGCTTTATCAATGAAATTTCTGCAATTTGTGAAAAGGTGGGGGCCAACGTTGAAGATGTTGCACGAGGCATGGGAAAAGATCGTCGAATTGGTGAGCAGTTTCTTAAAGCGGGAATTGGCTATGGTGGCTCCTGTTTTCCAAAAGATACGAATGCGCTTGTGCAATTGGCTGGTAACAATCACCATAACTTTAAATTACTTAAGTCAGTGATTGAAGTGAATCATACTCAGCAAAAGAAATTAATTGAAAAAACCCGTGAAGCAGTGGGAGTACTACAAGGGAAAAGAGTAGCGCTGCTAGGTCTCGCTTTTAAACCTAACACTGACGACATGCGGGAAGCAGCGTCCATTCCGATTGCGCATGCTTTAAAGAAGCACGGTGCTGAAATCGTTGCTTATGATCCGATTGCGATTACGAATGCAAAAAAACATTTACCACAAGATGTCCTCTATCAAGATTCGTTAATCGAAGCGTTAGAAGAAGCAGACGTGGCGCTGATCTTAACCGAATGGAATGAAATCAAGACACTCGATTTAAGTAACTATGTGAAGTGGATGGCTTCTCCAATTATTATAGATGGACGAAATTGTTATTCGTTAGATGAAGTAGAGAAACACCCCATCCACTATGTGTCAATCGGCCGTCCTACAATGAATCAACGAAAAATGTCTTTTTCTATTAAATAA
- a CDS encoding VanZ family protein yields MKFITKRKFSFLAIAMMIILFISSHTPYQKQDMKPFFKGMITIQEENLPPIVFTYDGALVTPSAPYEYVEFFLRKGAHVASFALLAFLCIMALKEHNRKAPVLFGSGMAFHYALFDEFHQSLVAGRTGHLIDVFVPDTFGILITFMLFLIFSRTEHGKQPRH; encoded by the coding sequence ATGAAATTCATAACAAAGAGGAAATTTTCTTTTTTGGCTATTGCGATGATGATCATTCTTTTCATATCTTCCCATACGCCTTATCAAAAGCAGGATATGAAACCGTTTTTCAAAGGAATGATCACGATTCAAGAGGAAAACTTGCCTCCGATTGTATTCACTTATGATGGAGCGCTTGTCACACCGTCAGCTCCTTATGAATATGTCGAGTTTTTTCTTAGAAAAGGTGCCCATGTTGCCTCGTTCGCTCTGCTCGCTTTTTTATGTATCATGGCATTAAAAGAACATAATCGAAAAGCACCTGTTCTCTTTGGCTCAGGCATGGCATTTCATTATGCGCTTTTTGATGAATTTCACCAAAGTCTCGTTGCAGGAAGAACTGGTCATTTAATCGATGTTTTTGTACCAGACACTTTCGGTATTCTAATTACCTTCATGCTTTTTCTGATTTTCTCACGAACAGAACACGGTAAACAGCCCCGCCATTGA
- a CDS encoding DUF1641 domain-containing protein, with protein MAKAIKQIKRIEISEEEKRANDLKEIEDALIENKDALLETLNVVGGMKERGILTLLNGLFGEGDRVLKVLVDLLNVPENTTALKNLMLLFGAAGKINVQDLEPILLKVNAGIENVAEHSEGTEKTGYLDLLRALKDPEINRSLTILMTFLKGMGKDTENEEQVNDKSQPSEMRQDI; from the coding sequence ATGGCAAAAGCCATTAAACAAATTAAGCGGATTGAAATTTCAGAAGAAGAGAAGCGAGCGAATGATCTCAAGGAAATTGAAGATGCGTTGATTGAAAATAAAGATGCCCTTCTTGAAACATTAAATGTGGTTGGTGGAATGAAAGAACGTGGTATTCTTACCCTTCTAAATGGTCTATTTGGCGAAGGAGATCGCGTTTTAAAAGTTCTCGTTGATTTATTAAATGTTCCTGAGAATACAACTGCATTAAAAAACCTTATGCTCCTTTTTGGGGCAGCGGGTAAAATTAACGTGCAGGATCTGGAACCGATATTATTAAAAGTGAATGCGGGGATTGAGAATGTAGCAGAGCATTCAGAGGGAACGGAGAAGACAGGGTACCTTGATCTGCTTCGTGCCTTAAAGGATCCTGAAATTAACCGATCTCTTACCATTCTGATGACCTTTTTAAAAGGAATGGGGAAAGATACGGAGAACGAAGAGCAAGTAAACGATAAGTCTCAGCCTTCTGAAATGAGACAGGATATTTAG
- the fdhF gene encoding formate dehydrogenase subunit alpha, which yields MSDSIHVTINGESVAVSSEKSVLEALNENSLDLPSVCYHPSLGAIETCDTCMVEVNGEIVRGCSTSISNGDSINTTATHVKEAQSIAMDRILHNHELYCTVCDYNNGTCEVHNTVKQMKMNHQAIPFEHKPDPVDNSNSFYRYDPDQCILCGRCVEACQDVQVTETLTIDWERERPRVIWDNDVPIDESSCVSCGHCSTVCPCNAMMEKGMEGEAGLLTSIQQDTLRPMIELTKNVETGYNSILAISDMESAMRENEIKKTKTVCTYCGVGCSFDVWTKGRDILKVEPQVEAPANGISTCIKGKFGWDYVNSEERLTKPLIREGDSFREAEWEEALKLISQKFSDVKENHGANALSFISSSKCTNEESYLMQKFGRSVIGTNNIDNCSRYCQTPATVGLFRTVGHGGDAGSIKDIEMSELVIVIGSNTSESHPVLSTRVKRANKLYGQKLIVSDLRKHEMAERSDLFIRPSSGSDLVWLSAVTKYIIDQGWADEAFLKDRVNGLDDYIASLEKYTMSYASEVTGIEESELIQIAEMIHEAKTTVALWAMGVTQHGGGSDTSTAISNLLLVTGNYGKPGTGAYPLRGHNNVQGASDFGSMPDKMPGYENVTDKKVRDKYEKAWGTPLPEEIGLNNHEMVEHIHEGKLKAMYLKGEDMGIVDSNINHVHAAFEKLEFFVVQDLFLTKTAQFADVVLPASPSLEKEGTFTNTERRFQRLYQALEPLGDSKPDWQIIMEIANEMGAGWDYDSPSDIMTEAVQLADMFAGVSYERLEGYKSQQWPVAADGTDSPLLFTEDFPFPDGKARLFPVEWTKPIEYDEQYDLHVNNGRLLEHFHEGNMTYQNEGIKAKTPSTFVEVSPELAEERGLTDGTLVRLSSPYGAVKIKCLVTDRVQGKEVYIPLNDQEDAAINLLTSSYADKDTDTPVYKEVKAKMEILKDKGTSPLPKVNHRFGNPQPQKGVMVERKWARKDYLFPGEMVKKEGINYGKSH from the coding sequence TTGTCGGATTCCATCCACGTAACGATTAACGGAGAGAGCGTAGCCGTATCAAGTGAAAAAAGCGTGCTTGAAGCACTTAATGAAAATAGCCTGGATTTGCCTAGCGTATGCTACCATCCAAGTCTAGGGGCAATTGAAACATGTGATACTTGTATGGTGGAAGTGAACGGTGAAATTGTTAGAGGGTGTTCAACATCTATTTCAAATGGTGATAGCATCAATACAACAGCCACGCACGTGAAAGAAGCGCAATCGATCGCCATGGATCGCATCCTTCACAATCATGAGCTCTATTGCACAGTTTGTGATTACAATAACGGCACATGTGAAGTACATAATACTGTGAAACAAATGAAAATGAATCACCAGGCGATTCCGTTCGAACACAAACCGGACCCAGTGGATAACTCGAATTCTTTCTATCGCTATGATCCAGATCAATGTATCCTTTGCGGACGCTGCGTCGAAGCATGTCAGGATGTTCAAGTGACAGAAACGTTAACGATTGACTGGGAGAGAGAACGCCCACGCGTTATTTGGGACAATGATGTTCCCATTGACGAATCTTCTTGTGTTTCTTGTGGCCATTGCTCAACAGTTTGTCCGTGTAATGCGATGATGGAAAAGGGGATGGAAGGAGAAGCTGGATTATTAACGAGCATTCAACAGGATACGCTTCGTCCGATGATCGAGCTAACGAAAAATGTCGAAACTGGCTATAATTCGATTCTTGCCATCTCTGATATGGAATCTGCGATGCGTGAAAATGAGATTAAGAAAACAAAAACCGTTTGCACCTACTGTGGTGTTGGCTGTAGCTTCGATGTTTGGACAAAAGGGCGAGATATTTTAAAAGTTGAGCCACAGGTAGAAGCCCCTGCTAATGGAATCTCCACGTGTATCAAAGGGAAATTTGGCTGGGATTATGTGAACAGTGAAGAACGTTTAACAAAGCCATTGATTCGTGAAGGGGATTCATTTAGAGAAGCGGAATGGGAAGAAGCACTGAAATTGATTAGTCAAAAGTTTTCTGATGTGAAGGAAAATCATGGGGCTAATGCTCTTTCATTTATAAGTTCATCTAAGTGTACGAATGAGGAATCCTACTTAATGCAGAAGTTTGGAAGAAGCGTGATTGGTACGAACAACATCGATAACTGTTCGCGCTATTGCCAAACGCCGGCAACAGTTGGGTTATTCCGTACTGTTGGCCACGGTGGTGATGCTGGGTCGATTAAAGATATCGAAATGTCTGAGCTTGTTATTGTCATCGGATCAAATACATCGGAATCTCATCCAGTCCTTTCAACGCGCGTGAAGCGTGCGAACAAATTGTACGGTCAGAAGCTCATTGTTTCCGACCTTCGAAAACATGAAATGGCCGAGCGATCTGATCTCTTCATTCGTCCATCTTCAGGTTCCGATCTTGTCTGGCTCTCTGCTGTAACGAAATATATTATTGATCAAGGCTGGGCAGATGAAGCTTTCTTAAAAGATCGCGTTAATGGTCTTGATGATTATATTGCTAGTCTTGAGAAATATACAATGAGCTATGCATCTGAAGTAACCGGGATCGAAGAGTCGGAATTAATTCAAATCGCGGAAATGATTCACGAAGCCAAGACAACGGTTGCGCTTTGGGCGATGGGTGTAACACAGCATGGCGGTGGCTCTGATACGAGTACAGCGATTTCAAACCTCCTTCTTGTTACAGGTAACTATGGAAAGCCTGGTACAGGTGCTTATCCACTACGCGGACATAATAACGTTCAGGGTGCAAGTGATTTTGGAAGCATGCCGGATAAAATGCCTGGTTATGAGAATGTGACAGATAAAAAAGTTCGTGATAAATATGAAAAAGCATGGGGTACGCCACTCCCTGAAGAAATCGGCTTAAATAATCATGAAATGGTTGAACACATTCATGAAGGGAAACTAAAAGCAATGTACTTAAAAGGAGAAGACATGGGAATCGTGGATTCAAACATCAATCATGTTCACGCTGCTTTTGAGAAGCTTGAATTCTTCGTTGTCCAGGATCTGTTCCTTACAAAAACGGCTCAATTCGCAGATGTGGTGTTACCCGCAAGTCCTAGTCTTGAGAAGGAAGGAACCTTCACAAACACGGAACGTCGCTTCCAACGTCTTTATCAGGCGCTAGAGCCACTTGGAGATTCGAAGCCGGATTGGCAAATCATTATGGAGATTGCTAATGAAATGGGAGCAGGCTGGGATTATGACAGTCCGAGTGACATTATGACGGAAGCTGTTCAACTCGCAGATATGTTTGCAGGCGTTTCTTATGAGCGACTCGAAGGTTATAAGAGTCAGCAGTGGCCAGTGGCAGCAGATGGCACAGATTCACCGCTTCTATTTACAGAGGATTTTCCGTTTCCAGATGGAAAAGCAAGACTATTCCCTGTTGAGTGGACGAAACCAATTGAATACGATGAGCAGTACGATCTTCATGTGAATAACGGTCGTCTGTTGGAACATTTCCATGAAGGAAATATGACGTACCAAAACGAAGGCATTAAAGCGAAAACACCGAGTACGTTCGTTGAAGTTTCTCCTGAATTGGCAGAAGAAAGAGGGCTAACTGACGGAACGTTGGTGAGATTGTCTTCACCGTACGGCGCCGTGAAAATCAAGTGTCTTGTGACGGATCGCGTGCAGGGGAAAGAAGTTTACATTCCACTAAATGATCAGGAAGATGCGGCAATAAATTTATTAACGAGTAGTTATGCGGATAAAGATACGGATACTCCTGTATACAAAGAAGTGAAAGCAAAGATGGAGATTTTGAAAGATAAAGGCACTTCGCCCCTACCTAAGGTGAATCATCGCTTTGGAAATCCACAGCCGCAAAAAGGTGTGATGGTTGAGCGGAAATGGGCTAGAAAAGATTATCTATTCCCAGGAGAAATGGTGAAAAAGGAGGGCATTAATTATGGCAAAAGCCATTAA
- a CDS encoding transglutaminase family protein — MKYEVTQTNTYEYELPVRQSINQFRLRPLHDVQQTLHDYRVCIQPDSKTYGHTDYWGNYVETFYLWGEHQDLEIETVSTVEVHPLRLDVTLPLTDNQRTDLHSESFKQAYTEYMIETDYTTISKHVMEEETQELWANARDELDFAVKLNEHIYNTMEYVSGATNVETTAEKILTHRTGVCQDYTHLMLALCRHRGIPARYVSGYIYIGENSAYRGDAATHAWVEVKVPGLAWIGLDPTNNAIAREQHIRIAVGRDYRDISPLKGVYIGGAQTLNVSVGVKNLEERVSG; from the coding sequence ATGAAATACGAAGTTACCCAAACGAACACTTATGAATATGAGTTGCCAGTAAGACAGAGTATTAATCAGTTTAGATTGCGACCCCTTCATGATGTGCAGCAAACGCTTCATGATTATCGCGTTTGCATTCAACCTGATAGCAAAACTTACGGGCATACGGATTATTGGGGCAACTATGTCGAGACGTTCTACCTTTGGGGCGAGCATCAAGATCTTGAGATTGAAACCGTTTCAACGGTTGAAGTTCATCCGCTACGCTTAGATGTTACGTTACCATTGACGGATAATCAGCGAACGGATCTTCATTCAGAATCGTTTAAACAGGCTTATACCGAATATATGATTGAGACGGATTATACGACGATTTCAAAGCATGTAATGGAAGAGGAAACGCAAGAACTCTGGGCTAATGCGCGAGATGAACTTGATTTTGCAGTAAAGTTAAATGAGCATATTTATAACACAATGGAGTATGTGTCTGGAGCAACGAACGTGGAAACAACAGCTGAAAAAATCTTAACTCATCGTACTGGGGTTTGTCAGGATTACACCCATTTAATGCTTGCTCTCTGTCGGCATCGAGGGATTCCAGCACGCTATGTGAGTGGGTACATTTACATCGGAGAAAACTCAGCTTATCGCGGCGATGCAGCAACGCATGCGTGGGTTGAGGTGAAAGTTCCGGGATTAGCATGGATTGGACTCGATCCAACGAATAATGCGATTGCTAGAGAGCAGCATATTCGCATAGCAGTAGGACGAGACTATCGCGATATTTCTCCGTTAAAAGGGGTCTATATCGGCGGTGCTCAAACGCTTAACGTAAGCGTCGGAGTGAAAAATTTAGAAGAGCGGGTCAGCGGATAA
- a CDS encoding alpha-E domain-containing protein, translated as MLSRVADSLYWLTRNVERAENNARLIAVKLTSRLENANPIDETNQNWYELIEISGFKEVFDEEYQHPMDRNVMEFLLFSLKNPNSILNTITIARENARAVREIIPNELWESINSYYLKLKKQSHTPWTMEEVSDICEFVKKDSLLFQGIVEATMPRGDAYLFMEMGKHLERAEKAARILDVYYHKDLECYQNKEIVEYHHWWSVLQSVSGHEAYIKTYRPLIKSRNVAEFFILNAEFPRSMMYCVQKVRNAFVALEDGHVEHYSESLAQELEHLANDLYDFSIEEILNQGAHAFLQSFQHRCMTIGMHITKTYYLGEVVIP; from the coding sequence ATGCTAAGCAGAGTAGCTGATTCACTGTATTGGTTAACCCGGAATGTGGAAAGAGCAGAAAATAATGCGCGATTAATAGCGGTTAAATTAACGAGCCGTCTTGAAAATGCTAATCCGATTGATGAAACGAATCAAAACTGGTATGAGCTTATTGAAATTAGCGGATTTAAAGAGGTTTTTGATGAGGAATATCAACATCCAATGGATCGAAATGTGATGGAGTTTTTATTGTTCTCATTAAAAAACCCTAATTCTATTCTAAATACAATTACGATCGCAAGAGAAAATGCTAGAGCCGTTCGAGAAATTATTCCGAATGAATTATGGGAGAGCATCAATTCATATTATTTGAAATTAAAGAAGCAGAGTCATACCCCCTGGACAATGGAAGAAGTTAGTGACATTTGTGAGTTTGTAAAAAAGGATTCTCTTCTCTTTCAAGGTATTGTTGAAGCGACAATGCCACGAGGGGATGCTTACCTTTTCATGGAAATGGGTAAACACCTGGAAAGGGCTGAAAAAGCTGCCCGCATCCTAGATGTATATTATCATAAAGATTTAGAGTGCTATCAGAACAAAGAAATTGTAGAGTATCATCACTGGTGGTCTGTTCTTCAGTCGGTTAGTGGGCACGAAGCTTATATTAAAACGTATCGTCCGTTGATTAAGAGTCGGAATGTTGCTGAGTTTTTCATTTTAAATGCTGAATTTCCAAGGTCAATGATGTACTGTGTTCAAAAAGTACGAAATGCTTTCGTAGCGCTCGAAGATGGTCATGTTGAACATTATTCCGAGTCACTTGCACAAGAGCTCGAACATCTTGCCAATGACTTGTATGATTTTTCGATTGAAGAAATTCTCAATCAAGGTGCCCATGCGTTTCTTCAAAGTTTTCAACACCGCTGTATGACGATCGGCATGCACATTACGAAAACCTATTACCTGGGGGAAGTTGTGATACCATGA